Proteins from a genomic interval of Panthera tigris isolate Pti1 chromosome A2, P.tigris_Pti1_mat1.1, whole genome shotgun sequence:
- the DNAH12 gene encoding dynein axonemal heavy chain 12 isoform X13 → MSDGNKAVIAAEKEALNLKLPPIVRPPENIGVDTPAQSKLLNYRRYKEQQKTINQLVIDGAKRSLDRTLGKRTLPTPEPDYPLTMTSEIKKKGFNYIYMKQRVESSPMVPIQQEWLDHMLMLIPESLKEGKEREKLVESLINEVSSDFEKSMKRYLVRSVLVKPPVKCLEDEGGPLPESPVGLDYSKPWHSSYVQTRSQILANLHIVHPTMKILLDLGYTTFSNTILLDLTGIRAKGPIDCESLKNDLSIQARKAEEKIMNTWYPKVINLFTKKEALEGIRPEKWDAFYNCVSTLMSNQLKDFLKRTVEGFVKLFDQEDQCGLPIFKMELTFDEDKMEFYPTFQDLEDVVLGLVERITEALQNVQTVPSWLSGTSPAVNLDTELPEHVSQWAVTTLKAAVHHNLEGARKHYETYVEKYNWLLDGSAVELIETFQAEDHTFDEYTEFIGRFLSLASEIMLLPQWVHFPMVRLDCEDLKTGLTNKAKAFANILLNDIASKHRKENESICSDFEAIKEHALKVPETTEEMMDLISYVEKARTIGIQELILRIKESKRRMSYFLDVFLFPPEDLALNSTVLMWPWKINPIFDENDELIENAKHEKENELIAKREKLILEIEKESRRMEEFTEFAELDRMQQVDGWRLFGPQWGKHGS, encoded by the exons ATGTCGGATGGAAACAAAGCTGTCATTGCAGCAGAAAAGGAAGCTCTGAACTTGAAGTTACCTCCTATTGTGCGCCCCCCTGAAAACATAGGTGTTGATACACCAGCACAAAGTAAACTGCTGAATTACAGAAGATATAAGGAGCAGCAGAAGACAATTAATCAGTTAGT AATTGATGGAGCCAAAAGAAGTTTAGACAGAACACTGGGTAAAAGAACACTGCCAACACCAGAGCCAGATTATCCTCTAACT ATGACcagtgaaattaaaaagaaagga TTCAACTATATTTATATGAAGCAACGTGTAGAAAGTAGTCCCATGGTGCCTATTCAGCAGGAATGGCTGGATCACATGTTAATGCTGATACCTGAGTCtttaaaggaagggaaagaaagagaaaaacttgttGAAAGTCTCATAAATGAGGTGTCAAGTGACTTTGAAAAAAGCATGAAGAGATATCTGG TGAGGAGTGTTCTCGTGAAACCTCCGGTTAAATGCCTTGAAGATGAAGGAGGCCCTTTACCTGAATCCCCTGT AGGACTGGATTATTCTAAGCCTTGGCATTCTAGCTATGTGCAGACAAGAAGTCAAATATTAGCTAATTTGCACATTGTTCATCCAACTATGAAAATATTACTGGACCTTGGTTATACGACATTTTCCAATACGATTTTGCTAGATTTAACAGGAATTAG AGCTAAAGGGCCAATTGATTGTGAATCACTAAAAAATGATCTGTCAATACAAGCTAGAAAGGCAGAAGAGAAGATAATGAACACATGGTATCCAAAGGTCATAAATCTTTTCACAAAGAAGGAGGCTCTAGAAGGCATCAGACCTGAAAAATGGGATGCATTTTATAACTGTGTTTCTACACTTATGTCAAATcag CTAAAGGATTTCTTAAAGAGAACTGTAGAAGGATTTGTGAAGCTCTTTGACCAAGAAGATCAATGTGGGCTGCCAATATTTAAGATGGAACTGACATTTGATGaggataaaatggaattttatccTACCTTTCAAGATTTGGAAGATGTTGTTTTGGGTTTGGTAGAGCGAATAACTGAAGCTCTGCAG aaTGTCCAAACAGTTCCCTCTTGGCTCTCAGGAACTTCACCAGCTGTAAATCTGGACACAGAACTTCCTGAACATGTGTCACAATGGGCTGTTACTACACTGAAGGCAGCAGTACATCATAACTTAGAAGGTGCAAGAAAACATTATGAGACATATg ttgaaaaatataattggCTTCTTGATGGGTCTGCGGTTGAGCTGATAGAGACTTTCCAAGCAGAAGATCATACTTTTGATGAATACACAGAA tttataggaAGATTTCTCAGTCTCGCCTCAGAAATAATGCTTTTGCCTCAGTGGGTTCATTTCCCTATGGTGCGTTTGGATTGTGAAGATTTGAAGACGGGTctaacaaacaaagcaaaagccTTTGCAAACATATTATTAAATGACATAGCTtcaaaacatagaaaagaaaatgaaag TATCTGCAGTGATTTTGAAGCAATTAAAGAGCATGCATTAAAAGTCCCTGAGACAACAGAAGAGATGATGGATCTGATATCTTATGTAGAAAAAGCCCGGACTATAGGGATTCAAGAGTTGATTTTACGGATCAAG GAATCCAAACGCCGAATGAGTTACTTTTTAGATGTTTTCCTATTTCCTCCAGAAGACTTAGCTTTAAATTCAACTGTCCTTATGTGGCCTTGGAAAATTAATCCCATCTTTGATGAAAATGATGAg CTTATTGAGAAtgcaaaacatgaaaaagaaaatgagctgatagccaagagagagaaactgattttggaaatagaaaaggaatCACGCCGCATGGAAGAGTTTACAGAATTTGCAGAACTGGACCGCATGCAACAG gtggatggatggaggctTTTTGgacctcaatggggaaaacatgGAAGCTGA